One Novosphingobium sp. G106 DNA segment encodes these proteins:
- a CDS encoding transglutaminase family protein, translating into MLIKAGFDIEFETTTRVPLTALLSIHPSRNRDLLTPHRISVSPDIAIYDYLDAFGNLATRLTLPEGGARLRCEFLIEDSGRPDLAAPDVPVTPIEELPETALPFLLASRYCETEKLIPTAWQMFGGIRSARGRVEAIVDWVHRRIQFGYHHARCTRTAWEGYNEQVGVCRDFAHLAVTLCRAVNIPARYCTGYLGDIGVPPVDAPMDFSAWFEVFVDGGWYTYDARHNEPRIGRIVMARGRDATDVAITTAFGPAVLKKFEVTTDEVASEPDAVRQAA; encoded by the coding sequence ATGCTGATCAAGGCCGGATTTGACATAGAGTTTGAGACGACAACGCGCGTACCGTTGACGGCGCTTCTCAGTATCCACCCGTCCCGCAATCGCGATCTTCTGACGCCGCATCGCATATCGGTGAGCCCTGACATCGCGATCTATGACTATCTTGACGCGTTTGGAAATCTCGCCACCCGCTTGACCTTGCCCGAGGGCGGCGCCCGGCTGCGGTGCGAATTTCTGATCGAGGATAGCGGCCGGCCCGACCTTGCAGCGCCCGACGTACCGGTCACTCCGATCGAAGAGTTGCCCGAGACCGCCCTCCCATTTCTTCTGGCGAGCCGGTACTGCGAGACGGAGAAATTGATACCCACGGCCTGGCAGATGTTTGGCGGCATTCGCTCGGCGCGCGGCCGGGTGGAAGCCATCGTCGACTGGGTCCATCGCCGCATCCAATTTGGCTATCATCATGCGCGGTGCACGCGCACGGCCTGGGAAGGCTATAACGAGCAGGTCGGTGTCTGCCGCGACTTCGCGCACCTCGCCGTCACCCTGTGCCGGGCGGTAAATATTCCCGCGCGCTATTGCACAGGCTATCTCGGGGACATCGGCGTGCCACCGGTCGATGCGCCGATGGATTTCTCGGCCTGGTTCGAAGTGTTCGTTGACGGCGGCTGGTACACCTATGACGCGCGCCACAATGAGCCTCGGATCGGCCGCATCGTCATGGCCCGCGGACGCGATGCTACCGACGTTGCGATAACGACAGCGTTTGGACCGGCGGTACTCAAGAAGTTCGAAGTCACCACCGACGAGGTGGCGAGTGAGCCGGACGCAGTGCGGCAGGCTGCCTGA
- a CDS encoding DUF1552 domain-containing protein — protein MVHDITRRRFFRSALNGAAVTLALPLLDMALNDSGTAFAATGTPIPVRFGTWHWGCGMNPERWTPEATGANWSITPELQPLAAFQKDMSVATGYAALLDGRANEPHISAVWALRTGHAPRTKEDIQDPSFDALIAKAIGGGVRFRTLDMAAAGGKTDTYSTTGAGSFATPELSPLALYTRVFGPGFVDPNSATFTPDPKVMLRRSVLSSFQDERTALMSQTSIADRAKLDEYFTSVRELEQQLSLELEKPAPAEFCEVPKGAPKLTESSTEIGQVIANHKLFTDVLVMALKCHQTKVFNMVFSPSNSTLRKAGSADTHHVLTHQEPVDEKTGYQVDATWFSGQSVEALAYFVSRMKDAKEGAGSLLDNMLIYAHSDTSYAKEHALDELPVLFIGRAGGRLRPGVHVRQPGAAVTKTGLTAMHAMGVRAGSFGSQSLDVSSPISELLI, from the coding sequence GATTCCTGTCCGCTTCGGCACCTGGCATTGGGGCTGCGGCATGAACCCGGAACGGTGGACCCCAGAGGCTACCGGTGCCAATTGGTCCATCACGCCGGAATTGCAGCCGCTTGCGGCGTTTCAGAAGGATATGTCGGTGGCGACCGGTTATGCCGCGCTGCTCGATGGCCGTGCAAATGAGCCACACATCTCGGCGGTTTGGGCCCTGCGCACGGGGCATGCGCCGCGGACCAAGGAAGATATCCAGGATCCCTCGTTCGATGCGCTGATCGCCAAGGCGATCGGTGGCGGCGTGCGGTTCCGGACGCTCGACATGGCGGCGGCCGGCGGCAAGACCGATACCTACAGCACGACGGGCGCGGGGTCGTTCGCGACGCCAGAGCTATCGCCGCTGGCGCTGTATACGCGCGTTTTCGGCCCGGGCTTCGTCGATCCCAATTCCGCCACGTTCACCCCCGATCCGAAGGTCATGCTGCGCCGGAGTGTGCTGTCGTCGTTCCAGGACGAGCGAACGGCGCTCATGAGCCAGACCTCGATCGCGGATCGCGCCAAGCTCGACGAATACTTCACGTCGGTTCGCGAACTTGAACAGCAGCTGTCGCTCGAACTCGAGAAGCCCGCTCCGGCAGAATTTTGCGAAGTGCCGAAAGGTGCGCCGAAGTTGACCGAATCGAGCACCGAGATCGGCCAGGTTATCGCCAATCACAAGCTGTTCACCGACGTTCTCGTGATGGCTCTGAAGTGCCATCAGACCAAGGTTTTCAACATGGTCTTCTCGCCGTCCAATTCGACGCTGCGCAAGGCCGGATCTGCAGATACCCATCACGTTCTGACGCACCAGGAGCCGGTCGACGAAAAGACCGGATACCAGGTCGATGCGACCTGGTTCTCGGGCCAGAGCGTCGAGGCGCTGGCCTATTTCGTGTCGCGCATGAAGGACGCGAAGGAAGGCGCCGGCTCGTTGCTCGACAACATGCTTATCTATGCCCACTCCGACACGTCCTATGCCAAGGAGCACGCGCTCGATGAGCTTCCCGTGCTCTTCATCGGCCGCGCCGGAGGCCGGCTGCGACCTGGTGTCCACGTCCGGCAGCCGGGCGCTGCGGTGACCAAAACGGGTCTTACCGCAATGCACGCGATGGGCGTCCGAGCGGGATCGTTCGGCTCTCAGTCGCTCGACGTGTCGAGCCCCATATCAGAACTGCTGATTTAG
- a CDS encoding TetR/AcrR family transcriptional regulator, with amino-acid sequence MTDALTLQRKRFTARPRMILDEAIRIIGQRGYYGFTIKELADNCGLTVAGVLHHFGSKVALLVALLKDRDERDSRLAFAGMAIPADAAADQLSLTDVRTILHNIVAHNSGQPELVRLYSMLRTEAVYPQHPAFDYFQKRTAMALETFTAMLQDKVDAPRSVAIHLLGLMGGLEDIWLRDQQGIDLVAEWDRAADRIFGENRSDQALGGV; translated from the coding sequence ATGACCGACGCCTTGACCCTGCAGCGTAAACGCTTCACCGCGCGGCCGCGAATGATCCTGGACGAGGCAATCCGGATTATCGGCCAGCGCGGCTATTACGGTTTCACAATCAAGGAGCTGGCAGACAATTGCGGCCTGACCGTCGCCGGGGTGCTGCACCATTTCGGCTCAAAGGTCGCGCTGCTTGTGGCGCTGTTGAAAGACCGCGACGAACGCGATTCCCGCCTGGCGTTTGCCGGGATGGCGATCCCGGCGGACGCTGCGGCCGATCAGCTCTCGCTCACCGATGTCAGGACGATCCTGCACAATATCGTCGCGCACAATAGCGGCCAGCCTGAACTGGTGCGCCTCTATTCGATGTTGCGGACGGAAGCGGTCTATCCGCAACATCCTGCGTTCGACTACTTTCAGAAACGTACAGCGATGGCGCTCGAGACGTTTACGGCGATGCTGCAGGATAAGGTTGATGCACCGCGATCCGTCGCGATCCACCTGCTTGGCCTGATGGGGGGCCTGGAAGATATCTGGTTGCGCGATCAGCAGGGCATCGATCTGGTTGCGGAATGGGATCGCGCCGCCGACAGGATTTTCGGTGAGAACCGATCTGACCAGGCGTTGGGCGGCGTATGA
- a CDS encoding sugar phosphate isomerase/epimerase, whose translation MHPSVSINTLCFPPAELGSHVDAVARLGARGISPDLEQIVQIGSATAAQLLRDASLSVATLTHRSFAFALPDEATAARARLERTLEIAAEIGAETVIMTTGGRGDMIWPDAVDRFAEAVAPCAERARTAELTPRYDVDCLRNILKRFVLAARRHNDVAAGDAGQAFVTRSLRPSSIFGCRLAPLPVMPSTREHSPTRK comes from the coding sequence ATGCACCCGTCCGTATCGATCAATACCTTGTGTTTCCCGCCGGCGGAGCTGGGAAGTCACGTGGATGCAGTTGCTCGGCTCGGTGCACGTGGCATTAGCCCTGATCTGGAGCAGATAGTTCAGATCGGGTCAGCTACCGCAGCCCAGTTGCTGCGCGACGCGAGTCTGTCGGTTGCGACGCTGACGCATCGTTCCTTCGCGTTTGCGCTTCCCGATGAGGCGACGGCGGCCAGGGCTCGCCTGGAACGAACGCTCGAGATCGCCGCCGAAATCGGCGCGGAGACGGTCATCATGACGACCGGCGGGCGCGGCGACATGATCTGGCCAGACGCAGTTGATCGGTTTGCTGAGGCCGTTGCACCTTGCGCAGAAAGAGCGCGGACGGCCGAGCTGACTCCCCGTTACGACGTTGATTGTCTGCGGAACATCCTCAAGCGATTCGTCCTTGCGGCGCGCCGTCACAATGATGTCGCCGCTGGCGACGCTGGACAGGCCTTCGTGACCAGATCGCTCCGCCCCAGCAGCATCTTTGGATGCAGACTTGCGCCGCTGCCGGTGATGCCATCAACCCGAGAACACTCGCCGACGCGTAAATAA
- a CDS encoding SOS response-associated peptidase family protein: MIRYKRDGSGKKEVVNAHWGSNPRFSDGVEFRFVRSEGKTFPAHRCLIPASEFRMKVGKKDYRVTLDDGNFFYLAGFWEPAMNGWPLAFRVITIAANAEVSHYQDRHGAIVLRRQVMDWLDGTVPEGELLATPPAHMFVIEEIGGRSRKRKPVQRQLAL; the protein is encoded by the coding sequence ATCATTCGATACAAGCGCGACGGTTCAGGCAAGAAGGAAGTGGTCAATGCGCACTGGGGTTCCAACCCGCGGTTCAGCGACGGCGTCGAGTTCCGCTTCGTTCGATCGGAGGGCAAGACCTTTCCCGCGCATCGCTGCCTGATCCCCGCTTCGGAATTCCGAATGAAGGTTGGCAAGAAGGACTACCGGGTCACGCTCGACGACGGCAATTTCTTCTATCTCGCGGGGTTTTGGGAGCCGGCGATGAACGGCTGGCCGCTGGCGTTCCGGGTGATCACCATCGCCGCCAATGCCGAGGTGTCGCACTATCAGGACCGGCACGGCGCGATCGTGTTGCGCCGCCAGGTCATGGACTGGCTCGACGGCACCGTGCCCGAAGGCGAACTGCTGGCGACGCCGCCGGCGCACATGTTTGTGATCGAGGAGATCGGCGGCAGATCCCGAAAGCGGAAGCCGGTGCAGAGGCAACTCGCGCTCTGA
- a CDS encoding alpha/beta hydrolase, with amino-acid sequence MTTKLLKLTRATGLFAALLAQAVPAAAQMPEFKRIPAPVDAAAIPLYAGQAPGSETRTEPEVWDMMSGNRVVRNVGRPTITPVLPAAGKASGAAVVIVPGGGFKFLSMDGEGWPIARWLADHGIAAFVLKYRPNETPGDEATFTQKMIADFMKAMSDPNATLPLNEPLATADTLQAIKLVREGAAKWQIDPARVGLIGFSAGAVATLEAATASPVAARPNFFGYIYGPMAAAAAVPADAPPMFVAIAMDDSLFGKQGFGIVESWRAAKRPVELHAYEKGDHGFGLGKPGTTTMMMMPEFNAWLDARGLLRPAK; translated from the coding sequence ATGACGACCAAGTTGCTGAAATTGACTCGCGCGACCGGCCTGTTCGCGGCGCTCCTCGCGCAGGCCGTGCCGGCCGCGGCGCAGATGCCGGAGTTCAAGCGCATTCCAGCCCCTGTCGATGCGGCGGCGATCCCGCTCTATGCCGGCCAAGCGCCGGGCTCCGAAACGCGCACGGAACCCGAAGTCTGGGACATGATGTCGGGCAACCGAGTCGTGCGCAATGTCGGTCGCCCGACGATCACTCCCGTGCTGCCCGCAGCGGGCAAGGCCAGCGGCGCCGCCGTCGTGATCGTACCGGGCGGCGGGTTCAAGTTCCTTTCGATGGACGGTGAAGGCTGGCCGATCGCGCGCTGGCTGGCGGATCACGGCATCGCCGCGTTTGTCCTGAAATATCGGCCGAACGAGACGCCGGGCGACGAGGCCACCTTCACGCAGAAGATGATCGCCGATTTCATGAAGGCGATGTCGGATCCGAACGCCACGCTGCCGCTGAACGAGCCGCTCGCTACAGCCGACACGTTGCAGGCGATCAAGCTGGTCCGCGAAGGTGCGGCGAAGTGGCAAATCGATCCGGCACGGGTCGGGCTGATCGGCTTTTCGGCGGGCGCGGTCGCGACGTTGGAGGCGGCCACGGCCTCGCCAGTCGCGGCGCGCCCAAACTTTTTCGGCTACATCTACGGGCCGATGGCGGCGGCCGCGGCGGTGCCGGCAGATGCGCCGCCAATGTTTGTCGCAATCGCGATGGACGACAGCCTGTTCGGCAAACAGGGCTTCGGGATCGTCGAGAGCTGGCGCGCGGCCAAGCGCCCAGTCGAGCTGCACGCGTATGAAAAGGGCGATCACGGCTTCGGCTTAGGCAAGCCAGGTACGACGACGATGATGATGATGCCGGAATTCAACGCTTGGTTGGACGCGCGCGGGCTGCTGAGACCGGCGAAATAG
- a CDS encoding site-specific integrase has product MINTSSDIPATSLRERFVEDMNVRRLSLATQHNYLRDVTRFANWLGRPPDRATDEDLRRYQIEQSETGLGAPAMNMAVSALRFFYTRTLGRPDLTRKLHRVKHPRSLPTVLSRDEVMRMLDATTSIKHQAILSVAYGAGLRASEVTRLKVRDIDSERMLLRVQCGKGGRHRNAMLAHDLLVLLREWWKIGRQQGVMYPDGWLFPGQHYLKPICYRQVHRIAAEAAHAAGITKRVGPHTLRHSFATHLLEDGVDIRIIQVLLGHAQLTTTSLYTRVATRTVKNVISPLDRLSMFPGSQAAPDG; this is encoded by the coding sequence ATGATCAACACAAGTTCTGACATTCCCGCCACGTCGCTGCGCGAGCGCTTCGTCGAAGACATGAACGTGCGCCGGCTATCGCTGGCAACGCAGCACAACTATCTCCGCGACGTTACACGGTTCGCGAACTGGCTGGGCCGTCCGCCCGATCGGGCGACCGACGAGGATTTGCGGCGATACCAGATCGAGCAGAGCGAGACAGGCCTCGGGGCGCCGGCCATGAATATGGCGGTCTCAGCCTTACGGTTCTTCTACACTCGCACGCTGGGTCGGCCGGACCTGACCCGCAAGCTCCACCGGGTGAAGCACCCACGCTCGCTGCCCACGGTGCTCAGCCGCGACGAGGTCATGCGGATGCTCGATGCCACGACGAGCATCAAGCACCAGGCGATCCTCTCGGTCGCCTACGGAGCCGGCCTTCGCGCGTCGGAGGTGACCAGGCTCAAGGTCCGCGATATCGATAGTGAGCGCATGCTGCTCCGGGTTCAGTGCGGCAAGGGCGGTCGGCACCGCAACGCCATGCTGGCGCACGACCTGCTGGTACTTTTGCGCGAGTGGTGGAAGATCGGTCGGCAGCAGGGTGTGATGTATCCCGACGGTTGGCTGTTCCCCGGGCAGCATTACCTGAAGCCGATCTGCTACCGGCAGGTCCATCGTATCGCTGCCGAAGCGGCCCATGCGGCGGGCATCACCAAGCGGGTCGGACCACATACGCTGCGCCATAGCTTCGCGACCCATCTGCTCGAAGACGGCGTGGACATCCGCATCATCCAGGTCCTGCTCGGCCACGCCCAGCTGACGACCACGTCACTCTACACGAGGGTGGCGACCCGGACGGTGAAGAACGTGATCAGTCCGCTCGATCGGCTGAGCATGTTCCCAGGCTCGCAGGCGGCGCCCGACGGCTGA
- a CDS encoding cytochrome c, which translates to MRAKVFVALALTVMTASAAYAQARTNAEIIAARKSQFMEIGAAFKQINDQLRQDVPIKIVVTRASTKVVNNLSQVGANFPVGSARATGVKTNALPIIWSERARFDQLLGAAVQSSRQLQALLQSGDFVGARNQVRVVGRSCAACHDRYRVKE; encoded by the coding sequence ATGAGGGCCAAAGTTTTCGTTGCACTTGCACTGACTGTCATGACGGCATCCGCTGCTTACGCGCAGGCACGGACGAATGCGGAGATTATTGCCGCGCGCAAATCACAGTTCATGGAGATCGGCGCGGCGTTCAAGCAGATCAACGATCAGTTGCGGCAGGACGTGCCAATCAAGATCGTTGTCACGCGAGCTTCGACAAAGGTCGTTAATAATCTCAGTCAGGTCGGCGCCAACTTTCCTGTCGGAAGCGCGCGGGCGACGGGCGTGAAGACGAATGCTCTGCCGATAATCTGGTCCGAACGAGCGCGCTTCGATCAGCTGCTGGGTGCTGCGGTCCAAAGTTCCCGGCAGCTGCAGGCTCTGCTCCAAAGCGGTGATTTCGTAGGAGCACGAAATCAGGTTCGTGTCGTGGGCCGATCGTGCGCTGCTTGTCATGACCGATATCGGGTAAAGGAGTGA
- a CDS encoding IS91 family transposase: MRTSLEVADIFRAAGPGYRAAHAGHLGLMQLKVMTAIEKCRTAALGGHVEACEDCGHWRIAYNSCRNRHCPKCQGAAARTWLVEREADLLPVGYFHVVFTLPAEIADIAWQNKAVVYDLLFRAASETMLTIAADPKHLGARIGITAVLHTWGSAMTHHPHVHMIVPGGGIAPDGARWISSRPAFLLPVRVLGALFRRIFVTRLIQLHDARRLAFFGERARLTDRRAFLRHLSPVRKKRWVVYAKPPFAGPQAVLAYLSRYTHRVAISNRRLIAFDERGVTFGYKDYRREGPERQRVMTLPADEFIRRFLLHVLPRGFHRIRHYGLLAGSTRKASIARARELLCVPASTEEPSPDEPPDQRPPCPCCGGHMIIIEAFQRWQQPRAPPTIALPIRETTP; this comes from the coding sequence TTGCGCACCTCGCTCGAGGTCGCCGACATCTTCCGCGCTGCTGGTCCCGGCTACCGGGCCGCCCATGCCGGGCATCTGGGCCTCATGCAGCTCAAGGTGATGACGGCGATCGAGAAATGCCGCACCGCTGCGCTGGGCGGTCACGTCGAAGCCTGCGAGGACTGCGGGCACTGGCGGATCGCCTACAACAGCTGCCGCAACCGGCACTGCCCCAAGTGCCAGGGCGCGGCGGCGCGAACCTGGCTGGTCGAGCGTGAGGCCGACCTGCTCCCGGTCGGCTACTTCCACGTTGTCTTCACGCTGCCCGCCGAGATCGCCGACATCGCCTGGCAGAACAAGGCGGTGGTCTACGATCTGCTGTTCCGGGCGGCGTCGGAGACGATGCTGACCATCGCCGCCGACCCCAAGCACCTCGGCGCGCGCATCGGCATCACCGCGGTGCTCCATACCTGGGGCTCGGCGATGACGCACCATCCGCACGTGCACATGATCGTTCCGGGCGGCGGTATCGCGCCGGATGGCGCACGCTGGATATCGTCGCGACCGGCGTTCCTCCTGCCGGTGCGCGTGCTCGGCGCGCTGTTCCGCAGGATCTTCGTCACCCGTCTGATCCAGCTGCACGACGCCCGCCGGCTCGCGTTCTTCGGCGAGAGGGCGCGCCTGACCGACCGGCGAGCCTTCCTTCGCCACCTCTCCCCGGTCCGGAAGAAGCGCTGGGTGGTCTACGCCAAGCCGCCGTTCGCCGGGCCTCAGGCCGTGCTCGCCTATCTATCCCGCTATACCCACCGCGTGGCGATCTCGAACCGCCGCCTGATCGCGTTCGACGAGCGCGGCGTCACGTTCGGCTACAAGGACTATCGCCGCGAGGGACCAGAGCGCCAGCGCGTCATGACGCTTCCCGCCGACGAGTTTATCCGGCGGTTCCTGCTCCACGTCCTGCCGCGCGGCTTCCACCGCATCCGGCACTACGGCCTGCTCGCCGGCTCTACCCGCAAGGCCAGCATCGCTCGTGCCCGCGAGCTTCTCTGCGTTCCCGCGAGCACGGAAGAGCCCAGCCCGGACGAGCCGCCCGATCAGCGCCCGCCATGCCCATGCTGCGGCGGACACATGATCATCATCGAGGCCTTCCAGCGCTGGCAGCAGCCCAGAGCGCCACCGACGATAGCATTGCCCATCCGGGAGACCACGCCATGA
- a CDS encoding glutathione S-transferase family protein, translated as MITVWGGQTSRSIRVVWVLEEMGLPYCVRQVDMLAAEQDPEFLAVNSADYIPAIQDGDVTMVESIAIMEYLMARYGPTPLAPAPHDPNFAAYQQFLHLGEAGLATLMMPVVVSRFIAPETERENWGATWCLRSFQKRLKLVSGRLASSPYLAGEAFTAADISVTYALNLGQRNCGITLGDAEQAYIARTTGRDAYRRATERSHEGVST; from the coding sequence ATGATTACCGTTTGGGGTGGACAGACCTCGCGATCGATCCGGGTCGTCTGGGTGCTGGAGGAGATGGGCCTTCCCTACTGTGTGCGGCAGGTCGACATGCTGGCCGCCGAGCAAGACCCCGAATTTCTGGCGGTCAACTCCGCCGACTACATCCCGGCGATTCAGGACGGCGACGTCACCATGGTGGAGTCGATCGCAATCATGGAGTACCTCATGGCACGCTACGGGCCGACGCCGCTGGCGCCGGCGCCGCACGATCCGAACTTTGCCGCGTACCAGCAGTTTCTGCACCTCGGTGAAGCCGGCCTCGCAACTCTAATGATGCCCGTCGTCGTCAGCCGCTTCATCGCGCCCGAGACCGAGAGGGAGAACTGGGGCGCGACCTGGTGCCTGCGGTCGTTCCAAAAAAGGCTGAAGCTGGTCAGCGGGCGGCTCGCCAGTTCGCCCTACCTAGCGGGCGAGGCTTTCACTGCCGCTGACATATCGGTCACCTACGCCTTGAACCTGGGTCAAAGGAACTGCGGCATCACTCTGGGCGACGCCGAACAAGCCTACATCGCCCGCACGACAGGCCGCGACGCCTATAGGCGCGCCACGGAACGTTCGCACGAAGGGGTGAGCACCTAA
- a CDS encoding glycoside hydrolase family 3 N-terminal domain-containing protein produces the protein MARTLSLTRRTLLGSCAALIASRAAAAADMAYRNTRVPMEDRVRDLLARMTLEEKVAQVRSMWMSKSRLLDGDVFSPEKAAAAIADGIGQIGMPHDTIGSARMPRTIWATRKEAVDFVNGVQRFLLEKTRLGIPALFHDEAAHGYVADGATIFPSPPALGSTWDPALVERVFTVAGREARLGGATIVLAPVIDLMREPRWGRAGETFSEDPHLTAQMGIAAVRGLQGRTRPLARDRVFVTLKHFVHGSPENGVNIAPADTSERNLRENYLVPFAEVIKATNPAAIMPSYNEVNGVPAHASHELLTVTGRERLGFTGAYLSDYGGVTNLVTDHHVATDTGEAAILALKAGVDAELPDGEAFARLPALIRAGRVSATLLDAAVARILTLKFEAGLFENPYADVRLATRGTNMAADIALARTAAQKGIVLLRNDGVLPLDPRKKTRLAVIGPNAVEPMFGGYSGINANAVGILDGLMAAGTALSIEYAEGVRLTDAETGPSVLGPFAALAGPAVIRTSHADNAERIRRAVELAQRSDIVLLVLGDNATITREAVLNIRPGDRDTLGLYGDQDELVEAMLALGKPVVALLLNGRPLAVTRLAEKANALLEGWYLGQEGGNAFADILFGKVSPGGKLTVSIPRAVGDLPVFYNRHPSARARPYIEGDPAPLYPFGHGLSYTTFDMSPPRVGSAEVRSGDGTTVEVEVTNSGNHVGDEVVQLYIRDEVSSVPRPVMELKGFERVTLKPGEKRVVRFTITPDMLAFWDIDMKWTVEPGLFTISAGASSATLKSTKLRVL, from the coding sequence ATGGCTCGGACATTATCGCTGACGCGCAGGACGCTGCTGGGATCCTGCGCTGCGCTGATCGCGAGCCGCGCGGCGGCAGCAGCGGACATGGCTTATCGTAACACGCGCGTGCCGATGGAGGACCGCGTCCGCGACTTGCTCGCCCGCATGACGCTTGAAGAGAAGGTCGCGCAGGTCCGCTCGATGTGGATGTCGAAGAGCCGGCTACTCGACGGCGACGTCTTCTCGCCCGAAAAGGCGGCAGCGGCGATCGCCGACGGCATTGGCCAGATCGGGATGCCGCACGATACGATCGGCAGCGCGCGGATGCCGCGGACGATCTGGGCGACACGCAAGGAGGCGGTCGATTTCGTCAACGGGGTGCAGCGCTTCCTGCTCGAGAAGACCAGGCTCGGCATTCCCGCGCTGTTCCATGACGAGGCTGCGCACGGTTATGTCGCCGATGGCGCGACGATCTTCCCGAGCCCGCCGGCGCTGGGCAGCACCTGGGATCCGGCGTTGGTCGAGCGCGTCTTTACTGTCGCCGGGCGCGAGGCACGGCTGGGCGGCGCAACAATCGTCCTCGCCCCCGTGATCGATCTGATGCGCGAACCGCGCTGGGGGCGAGCGGGCGAAACGTTTTCCGAAGACCCGCACCTCACCGCGCAGATGGGCATCGCCGCAGTGCGCGGGTTGCAGGGGCGGACTCGACCGCTGGCGCGCGACCGCGTCTTCGTGACGCTCAAGCATTTCGTCCACGGATCGCCCGAGAACGGAGTCAACATCGCGCCTGCTGACACCAGCGAGCGCAATCTGCGCGAGAACTACCTCGTGCCGTTCGCAGAGGTCATCAAGGCGACCAATCCGGCGGCGATCATGCCGTCCTACAACGAAGTGAACGGCGTCCCCGCACATGCGAGCCACGAGCTGCTGACTGTGACAGGACGCGAGCGGCTCGGGTTCACAGGGGCCTATCTCAGCGACTATGGCGGCGTCACGAACCTCGTCACCGATCATCACGTCGCCACCGACACCGGCGAAGCGGCGATCCTCGCGCTGAAGGCCGGCGTGGATGCGGAGCTGCCGGACGGCGAGGCCTTTGCCAGGCTCCCTGCACTGATCCGCGCGGGGCGTGTGTCGGCGACGTTGCTCGATGCCGCGGTCGCGCGCATCCTGACGCTCAAATTCGAGGCTGGGCTCTTCGAGAATCCCTATGCCGACGTCAGGCTGGCGACGCGAGGCACCAACATGGCGGCGGACATCGCGCTCGCGCGTACCGCGGCGCAGAAGGGCATCGTCCTGCTCAGGAACGATGGCGTCCTGCCGCTCGATCCCCGCAAGAAGACGAGACTCGCGGTGATTGGGCCGAATGCGGTCGAGCCGATGTTCGGGGGCTATTCGGGCATCAACGCAAACGCGGTCGGCATTCTCGATGGGCTGATGGCCGCTGGCACCGCGCTGTCGATCGAATATGCCGAGGGCGTTCGTCTGACCGACGCGGAAACGGGACCCAGCGTGCTCGGGCCTTTCGCTGCGCTCGCCGGACCCGCGGTCATTCGCACTTCGCATGCAGACAATGCGGAACGCATTCGCAGAGCGGTCGAGCTGGCGCAACGGTCCGACATCGTCCTGTTGGTGCTCGGCGACAACGCCACGATCACGCGCGAAGCCGTCCTGAACATTCGGCCGGGCGACCGCGATACGCTCGGCCTGTACGGCGATCAGGACGAACTGGTCGAGGCGATGCTTGCACTCGGCAAGCCGGTCGTCGCCTTGCTGCTCAACGGGCGGCCGCTGGCGGTCACGCGGCTTGCGGAAAAGGCTAACGCGCTGCTCGAAGGCTGGTATCTCGGGCAGGAGGGCGGAAACGCCTTTGCCGATATCCTGTTCGGCAAGGTGTCGCCCGGCGGCAAGCTCACAGTGTCGATCCCGCGCGCCGTCGGCGATCTTCCGGTCTTCTACAATCGCCACCCGTCGGCGCGTGCGCGCCCCTACATCGAAGGCGATCCAGCCCCGCTCTATCCGTTCGGACACGGGTTGAGCTATACGACCTTCGACATGTCGCCACCGCGCGTCGGCAGCGCCGAAGTCCGCAGCGGCGATGGTACGACGGTCGAGGTCGAAGTCACGAATAGCGGCAACCACGTGGGCGACGAGGTCGTGCAGCTCTATATCCGCGACGAAGTAAGCTCGGTACCCCGCCCCGTCATGGAACTGAAGGGGTTCGAGCGAGTGACGTTGAAGCCCGGCGAGAAGCGCGTCGTTCGCTTTACCATCACGCCAGACATGCTCGCGTTCTGGGATATCGACATGAAGTGGACGGTCGAGCCTGGCCTGTTCACGATCTCGGCCGGTGCCAGTTCCGCTACGCTCAAATCGACGAAGCTGCGCGTGCTGTGA